From the genome of Arthrobacter alpinus, one region includes:
- a CDS encoding fumarylacetoacetate hydrolase family protein, which yields MKIARLGAQGAEIPAVLATDSTGAERVYDARPVTADITGDFLAGDGLAQLAAAVERGELPELPGARNLRVGSPIVRPNNVICIGMNYAAHAAESGALPPTIPVVFLKPNNTVAGPNDAAPIPPLAAKYDWEVELAVVIGREVSYLSSVSEAAAAVAGYVIANDLSEREYQIPGAAGQWTKGKSLPKSTPLGPWLVPASEIDTNNLRLRSWVNGEPRQDSSTADLIFDVPTIIHHLSQYMVLEPGDVVLTGTPEGVALSGRFPYIQNGDVVEIEIDGLGRQRQEFFRATTTTQEV from the coding sequence ATGAAGATTGCACGTCTTGGTGCGCAGGGTGCGGAAATTCCTGCCGTGCTGGCCACTGATTCCACCGGCGCCGAACGAGTCTATGACGCCCGCCCAGTCACGGCCGACATCACCGGTGACTTCCTCGCCGGCGACGGGCTCGCCCAACTGGCGGCCGCCGTCGAACGCGGGGAACTTCCCGAGCTTCCGGGTGCCCGGAACCTGCGGGTCGGATCCCCCATCGTCCGGCCCAACAACGTCATCTGCATCGGCATGAACTACGCCGCTCACGCCGCGGAGTCGGGCGCCCTTCCACCCACCATTCCGGTGGTGTTCCTGAAACCGAACAACACCGTTGCCGGCCCCAACGACGCGGCACCGATCCCGCCGCTGGCCGCCAAATACGACTGGGAGGTGGAACTCGCCGTGGTGATCGGCCGTGAGGTCAGCTACCTTTCCAGCGTTTCGGAGGCCGCCGCCGCCGTGGCCGGCTACGTCATCGCCAACGACCTCTCCGAGCGCGAATACCAAATCCCCGGTGCCGCCGGCCAGTGGACCAAGGGCAAATCACTGCCCAAGTCCACCCCACTGGGCCCGTGGCTGGTGCCTGCCTCCGAGATCGACACCAATAACCTCCGCCTGCGCAGCTGGGTCAACGGCGAACCCCGCCAGGACTCCAGCACCGCTGACTTGATCTTCGACGTCCCCACGATCATCCACCACCTAAGCCAGTACATGGTGCTCGAACCCGGGGACGTGGTCCTGACCGGCACGCCCGAAGGCGTCGCCCTCTCCGGCCGCTTCCCCTACATCCAAAACGGCGACGTTGTCGAAATTGAAATTGACGGTCTGGGTCGCCAGCGCCAGGAATTCTTCCGGGCCACAACTACCACGCAGGAGGTCTAA
- a CDS encoding enolase C-terminal domain-like protein, whose translation MSIVIAVETSDVRFPTSRELDGSDAMNPDPDYSAAYLRIVTDSGDGLEGHGFVFTIGRGNDVETAAIKALTPYVLGRNAEELLADMGATWKELAHDSQLRWLGPEKGVMHMAIGAVINALWDLKAKRAGLPLWQLLGQMTPEELVDLVDFRYLTDALTRDEALQILHAAEPGRAQRTATLLAEGYPGYTTTPGWLGYSDEKLTRLAHEAVSAGFKQIKLKVGADLQDDIRRLRAARAAVGPEILIAVDANQRWDVAEAIEWMGHLAEFGIAWIEEPTSPDDILGHAAIARAVAPIPVATGEHVQNRVVFKQMLQADALQVLQIDASRVAGVNENVAILLLAAKFGVRVCPHAGGVGLCEAVQHLSMFDFVAVSGTKEGRMIEFVDHLHEHFVTPIDVHDGCYFPPTTPGGGSEMHTASIAEFTFPDGGFWLADAQTRQVQDVEVAV comes from the coding sequence GTGAGCATAGTCATCGCCGTGGAGACCAGTGACGTTCGTTTTCCGACGTCGCGTGAATTGGATGGCTCGGATGCCATGAACCCGGATCCGGACTACTCCGCGGCCTACCTTCGCATTGTCACGGACAGCGGTGACGGCCTTGAAGGGCACGGTTTCGTGTTCACCATTGGAAGAGGCAATGACGTGGAAACGGCTGCCATCAAGGCGTTGACACCCTATGTTCTTGGCCGCAACGCCGAGGAACTTCTTGCGGATATGGGAGCCACCTGGAAAGAGCTGGCCCATGATTCCCAGTTGCGCTGGCTGGGCCCGGAAAAGGGCGTCATGCACATGGCCATCGGCGCCGTCATCAACGCGCTGTGGGATCTGAAGGCCAAGCGAGCCGGGTTGCCGTTGTGGCAGCTGCTGGGGCAGATGACGCCGGAGGAGCTTGTTGACCTGGTGGACTTCCGCTACCTCACGGATGCCCTGACCCGGGACGAGGCCCTGCAAATTCTGCACGCGGCCGAACCCGGTCGCGCGCAGCGGACGGCCACCTTGCTCGCCGAAGGCTACCCCGGCTACACCACCACGCCCGGCTGGCTGGGGTACTCGGATGAGAAATTGACGCGACTGGCCCACGAGGCCGTGTCCGCCGGCTTCAAGCAGATCAAGCTCAAAGTTGGCGCCGACCTTCAGGACGACATCCGCCGCCTGCGTGCGGCTCGTGCCGCCGTCGGGCCGGAGATCTTGATTGCCGTGGATGCCAACCAGCGTTGGGACGTGGCCGAAGCCATCGAATGGATGGGCCACTTGGCCGAATTCGGCATTGCCTGGATCGAGGAGCCCACCAGCCCGGATGACATCCTGGGCCACGCCGCCATTGCCCGGGCTGTGGCGCCAATCCCGGTGGCCACCGGCGAGCACGTGCAAAACCGTGTGGTGTTCAAGCAAATGCTTCAGGCCGATGCGCTCCAGGTCCTGCAAATCGACGCCTCCCGGGTGGCCGGCGTCAACGAGAACGTGGCGATCCTGCTACTTGCGGCCAAGTTCGGCGTTCGGGTCTGCCCGCATGCCGGAGGCGTGGGGTTGTGCGAGGCCGTGCAGCACCTGTCCATGTTTGACTTTGTGGCGGTGTCGGGGACCAAGGAGGGCCGCATGATTGAATTTGTGGACCACCTGCACGAGCACTTCGTCACACCGATTGACGTCCACGACGGCTGCTACTTCCCGCCCACAACACCCGGCGGCGGCAGCGAAATGCATACGGCCTCCATCGCCGAATTCACTTTCCCCGATGGTGGCTTCTGGCTGGCGGATGCGCAGACAAGGCAGGTACAAGACGTGGAAGTAGCGGTTTAG
- a CDS encoding alpha-L-fucosidase yields MPQQVHVDHALWFTEARFGMFVHWGLYSLAARHEWVKYQEEISNQEYQKYFEHFDPDLYDPREWAAAAKKAGMKYVVLTTKHHDGFCLWDSALTDYKASNTPYGKDLLTPYVEALREAGLKVGFYHSVIDWQHPDFAIDGNHSERNNPAAVELNKTRDGGNYRAYLHGQVRELLTNYGKIDYLFFDFSYPTVDGAASAGTTFPGKGRKDWGSAELLGMIRDLQPGIVVNDRLDVPGDFVTPEQYQPAGAMFSGGKQVPWEACQTLNGSWGYDRDNLDYKSADLLVRMLIDGVSKGGNLLLNVGPTARGEIDSRAHGALDGMGEWMRVHGRSIYGAGAAAAVPPQDGRYTRRGDRLYLHLFAWPFQFVHLPALAGKVRYAQLLNDASEVAMMILGPGQAAGHMTPAGQDAGTLTLKLPVQRPNVAVPVIELFLNEEGEI; encoded by the coding sequence ATGCCACAGCAAGTTCACGTAGACCACGCGCTTTGGTTCACCGAGGCACGTTTTGGCATGTTTGTGCACTGGGGCTTGTATTCCTTGGCGGCCCGGCACGAGTGGGTGAAGTACCAGGAGGAAATATCCAACCAGGAGTACCAAAAATACTTTGAGCACTTTGACCCGGATCTCTACGACCCCCGGGAGTGGGCGGCAGCTGCCAAAAAGGCTGGCATGAAGTACGTGGTGCTGACCACCAAGCACCACGACGGATTCTGCCTGTGGGATTCCGCCTTGACGGACTACAAGGCCAGCAACACCCCCTACGGCAAGGACCTGTTGACACCCTACGTCGAGGCGCTGCGCGAGGCGGGTCTGAAGGTGGGCTTCTACCACTCGGTCATCGACTGGCAGCATCCGGACTTCGCCATCGACGGCAACCACTCCGAGCGGAACAACCCGGCCGCCGTGGAATTGAACAAGACCCGCGACGGCGGCAACTACCGTGCGTACCTGCACGGCCAGGTCCGCGAACTGCTGACCAACTACGGGAAGATCGATTACCTGTTCTTCGACTTCTCCTACCCCACCGTCGACGGCGCGGCGTCGGCCGGGACAACGTTCCCCGGCAAGGGCCGCAAGGATTGGGGCTCGGCGGAACTGCTGGGCATGATCCGGGACTTGCAACCCGGCATCGTGGTCAACGACCGCCTGGATGTTCCCGGAGACTTTGTCACCCCAGAGCAGTACCAGCCCGCTGGCGCCATGTTCAGCGGGGGCAAACAAGTGCCGTGGGAGGCCTGTCAGACGCTTAACGGAAGCTGGGGCTATGACCGGGACAACCTCGACTACAAGTCTGCTGACCTGCTGGTGAGGATGCTCATTGACGGGGTGTCCAAGGGCGGAAACCTGCTGCTCAACGTCGGCCCTACGGCTCGTGGCGAGATCGATTCGCGCGCCCACGGCGCCCTTGACGGCATGGGGGAGTGGATGCGTGTCCACGGCAGATCAATCTACGGCGCGGGGGCCGCCGCTGCGGTGCCGCCGCAGGACGGGCGGTACACTCGCCGCGGCGACCGGCTGTACCTGCACCTTTTTGCCTGGCCGTTCCAGTTTGTGCACCTGCCGGCGCTGGCGGGCAAGGTCCGCTATGCGCAGTTGCTCAACGACGCCTCAGAGGTGGCCATGATGATCCTTGGCCCGGGCCAGGCCGCAGGGCACATGACCCCTGCCGGCCAGGACGCCGGGACCTTGACGCTGAAGCTTCCTGTGCAACGGCCCAATGTGGCCGTGCCCGTGATTGAACTGTTCCTCAATGAAGAAGGTGAGATCTGA
- a CDS encoding L-rhamnose mutarotase, with translation MHKIALHTRLKAGKEAEYDSVHSTISDELDAALRTAGVHHWNIWRSGRELFHVVEVDDYQAMRKELATNPVNIVWQSVMAELLEVADDYSGDDMGLAKVWELP, from the coding sequence ATGCACAAGATCGCCCTGCACACCCGACTCAAGGCGGGGAAAGAGGCAGAATACGATTCCGTCCACTCCACCATCAGTGACGAGCTTGACGCTGCCCTGCGCACCGCCGGCGTGCACCACTGGAACATCTGGCGCAGCGGCCGGGAACTCTTCCACGTCGTCGAGGTGGATGACTACCAGGCAATGCGCAAGGAACTCGCCACCAACCCCGTGAACATCGTCTGGCAGTCCGTCATGGCCGAGTTGCTCGAGGTTGCGGACGACTACTCCGGCGATGACATGGGCTTGGCGAAAGTGTGGGAACTGCCATGA
- a CDS encoding aldo/keto reductase, whose amino-acid sequence MSVPELGRLGFGAAGIGNLYRAMDDAVATATIAAAWDTGIRYFDTAPHYGLGLSERRVGAFLATKPRNEFVISTKVGRILEPAFNPSGARDAEGFDVPADAVRRWDPSEAGIRRSLEDSLTRLGLDRIDIAYLHDPDVYDLEAGISQALPALEKLRAEGLVGAIGVGANSAHALRECVQAADLDLIMLAGRYTLLEQPAAAALLPLCAERGVGVANCGAFNSGLLARPVVPADAHYNYEPAPAAIVARARALAACCEEFGVELPTAALHFAANHPVVRTVVVGASRPEQITQSAQRMSTPVPAGLWNEMVDRGLLAGELVHG is encoded by the coding sequence ATGAGTGTTCCGGAACTGGGCCGGCTGGGCTTCGGTGCCGCGGGCATCGGCAATTTGTATCGGGCCATGGACGATGCCGTTGCTACCGCCACCATCGCGGCCGCCTGGGACACGGGCATCAGGTACTTTGACACGGCACCCCACTACGGGCTGGGCCTGTCAGAGCGCCGTGTGGGCGCCTTCTTGGCCACGAAACCCCGCAATGAGTTTGTTATTTCCACCAAGGTGGGGCGCATCCTGGAGCCGGCGTTCAACCCGTCGGGGGCCAGGGACGCCGAAGGCTTCGATGTTCCAGCGGACGCCGTGCGCCGCTGGGACCCTTCCGAAGCCGGCATCCGCCGCAGCCTTGAGGACTCCCTGACACGGCTGGGCCTGGACCGCATCGACATCGCCTACTTGCACGACCCCGACGTCTACGACCTGGAAGCCGGAATCAGTCAGGCCCTGCCGGCGCTGGAAAAGCTGCGCGCCGAGGGCCTGGTCGGGGCCATCGGTGTGGGAGCCAACTCCGCCCACGCGCTGCGCGAGTGCGTGCAGGCCGCGGACCTGGACCTGATCATGCTCGCCGGACGCTACACCCTGCTGGAACAGCCTGCCGCCGCCGCTCTGCTGCCCCTGTGCGCCGAACGTGGCGTGGGCGTGGCCAATTGCGGCGCCTTCAACTCCGGACTCCTGGCCCGGCCGGTGGTCCCGGCGGATGCGCACTACAACTACGAGCCCGCCCCGGCCGCCATTGTGGCCCGTGCCAGGGCGCTCGCTGCCTGCTGCGAGGAATTTGGTGTGGAACTGCCGACGGCGGCACTTCATTTTGCCGCCAACCATCCCGTCGTGCGCACAGTGGTTGTGGGCGCGAGCCGCCCCGAACAAATTACACAAAGTGCACAACGCATGTCGACGCCGGTCCCGGCAGGGTTGTGGAACGAAATGGTCGACCGCGGGCTGCTTGCGGGGGAGCTCGTCCATGGCTAA
- a CDS encoding amidohydrolase family protein has protein sequence MAKTPAPATAVPTTAVVGRTPQTGNGVVRLDSHLHLWELGEGMYSWLNPELGPLYNTFTAGQSRETLAGAGVRRAILVQADDTAADTVAMLENAAENDFIAGVVGWLPLEDPAAGASLLEKWLAQPKFCGVRTLIHDDPRPNVLDLAPVRESLRMLARAGLPFDVPDAFPRHLGQVAALAAELPGLTVVLDHLGKPPRAGTPDELAHWEREFRAVAALPNTVAKLSGLHCPGAEFSAQALERVWDIALDAFGPQRLMFGGDWPVSLLGADYARCVQVVAALLEPLSGTEAADIWSGTAERIYLR, from the coding sequence ATGGCTAAGACGCCCGCACCGGCCACCGCTGTGCCGACCACCGCTGTGGTGGGCCGGACGCCTCAGACGGGCAACGGCGTCGTCCGCCTGGATTCCCACCTGCACCTGTGGGAGTTGGGGGAGGGCATGTATTCCTGGCTAAATCCTGAATTGGGGCCGCTCTACAACACCTTTACGGCGGGGCAGTCCCGGGAAACACTGGCTGGTGCGGGGGTTCGGCGCGCCATCCTGGTGCAGGCGGATGACACCGCCGCGGATACCGTGGCCATGCTGGAAAACGCTGCGGAGAACGATTTCATCGCCGGCGTGGTGGGCTGGCTGCCGCTGGAAGATCCTGCAGCCGGGGCCTCTTTGTTGGAGAAATGGTTGGCACAGCCCAAGTTTTGTGGCGTGCGGACCTTGATCCATGACGATCCGCGCCCGAATGTGCTGGATCTTGCCCCGGTGCGGGAGTCCCTGCGCATGCTGGCACGGGCAGGGCTGCCCTTCGACGTGCCGGACGCGTTCCCCCGGCATCTGGGGCAGGTGGCGGCCCTTGCCGCCGAGTTGCCCGGGCTGACGGTGGTGCTGGACCACCTGGGCAAGCCGCCGCGGGCCGGAACGCCTGACGAGTTAGCGCACTGGGAGCGGGAATTCCGGGCTGTGGCTGCCCTGCCCAACACCGTGGCCAAGCTGTCCGGGCTGCATTGCCCCGGTGCAGAATTCAGCGCGCAGGCGTTGGAGAGGGTCTGGGACATTGCCTTGGACGCCTTCGGGCCGCAGCGGCTCATGTTTGGCGGGGACTGGCCCGTGAGCCTGCTCGGGGCAGACTACGCGCGATGCGTTCAGGTGGTGGCAGCCCTGCTTGAGCCCTTGAGCGGCACCGAAGCCGCTGACATTTGGTCGGGCACCGCTGAGCGGATTTACCTCCGATAA
- a CDS encoding sugar ABC transporter ATP-binding protein, with translation MSNHLLRMSGVNKSFPGVKALSEMQLDLGYNEVLALVGENGAGKSTLMKLLSGIYVPDSGKFEIDGEEVAIAGTKHAQELGISIIHQEFNLMQDLTVAQNIYIGREPRLGGMFLSERRLNRKAAFLFEKINIDLDPKARVGDLTVAKQQMVEIAKALSYKSRILIMDEPTAALNDAEVATLHDLIRNFTSEKTGVIYISHRMDELKAISNRISVIRDGEYIDTVNTAETSMAEVINLMVGREISGNQRPEAIPHTSDVVLKVTGLCTKDLLDNVSFELRKGEILGFAGLMGAGRTEVARAIVGADRISSGSIELNGSPVTIGNPAIAANLGLGYLSEDRKHLGLMLERDVKDNIALSSLKMFSRMGVLDNRAMKATATEYIDKLRIKTPSSAQAAKNLSGGNQQKIVIAKWLVKDCDVLIFDEPTRGIDVGAKEEIYTLLNDLAAQGKSIIMISSELPEVLRLSHRIAVMCEGRLTGFLSNAEANQANIMALATQSTEDATASNRASAQR, from the coding sequence ATGAGCAACCATCTTCTTCGCATGAGCGGGGTGAACAAGAGTTTCCCTGGCGTCAAGGCACTGTCAGAGATGCAGCTGGATCTGGGATACAACGAGGTTCTGGCCCTGGTGGGCGAGAACGGTGCCGGCAAGTCAACCCTCATGAAACTGCTCTCCGGCATCTATGTCCCTGACTCCGGCAAGTTTGAAATTGACGGCGAAGAGGTCGCTATTGCGGGCACTAAGCATGCTCAGGAACTGGGTATCAGCATCATCCACCAGGAATTCAACCTGATGCAGGACCTGACGGTGGCCCAGAACATCTACATCGGCCGCGAACCCCGTCTTGGCGGCATGTTCCTCAGTGAACGCAGGCTCAACCGCAAGGCCGCATTCTTGTTCGAGAAGATCAACATCGATCTGGACCCGAAGGCCCGTGTGGGAGACCTAACAGTTGCCAAGCAGCAGATGGTCGAAATAGCGAAGGCACTCTCCTACAAGTCACGCATCCTGATCATGGATGAGCCGACCGCTGCGTTGAACGACGCTGAAGTGGCCACCTTGCACGATCTCATCCGGAACTTCACCAGCGAAAAAACCGGTGTCATCTACATCTCGCACCGAATGGATGAGCTCAAAGCCATCTCCAACCGCATCAGCGTCATACGCGACGGCGAATACATCGACACCGTCAACACCGCCGAAACCAGCATGGCCGAGGTCATAAACTTGATGGTTGGCCGGGAAATCTCCGGAAACCAGCGTCCGGAAGCAATCCCACACACCAGCGACGTCGTCTTGAAGGTGACCGGGCTCTGCACCAAAGATCTCCTGGACAATGTCAGCTTTGAGCTGCGTAAGGGGGAAATTTTGGGTTTTGCCGGCCTCATGGGTGCCGGCCGGACCGAGGTGGCTCGCGCCATCGTGGGAGCTGACCGTATTAGCTCAGGATCCATTGAGCTAAACGGTTCCCCGGTGACCATTGGAAATCCGGCCATCGCCGCCAACCTGGGCCTTGGGTACCTCTCGGAAGACCGCAAACATCTTGGGCTGATGCTCGAACGCGACGTCAAGGACAACATTGCTCTGAGCTCGCTGAAGATGTTTAGCCGCATGGGTGTCCTGGATAACCGGGCCATGAAAGCCACGGCAACCGAATACATTGACAAGCTGCGCATCAAGACGCCCTCAAGTGCCCAAGCGGCCAAGAACCTCTCGGGCGGCAACCAGCAAAAGATCGTCATTGCCAAATGGCTCGTCAAGGACTGCGACGTCCTCATCTTTGATGAGCCCACCCGCGGCATCGACGTAGGTGCCAAGGAAGAGATCTACACACTCCTGAACGACCTGGCGGCGCAAGGGAAGTCCATCATCATGATCTCCTCAGAACTGCCCGAGGTCCTGCGGCTTTCACACCGCATCGCCGTGATGTGCGAGGGGCGGCTCACCGGATTCCTTTCCAACGCCGAGGCCAACCAGGCAAACATCATGGCCTTGGCTACGCAAAGTACTGAAGATGCCACCGCCAGCAACCGTGCCAGCGCGCAGCGCTAA
- a CDS encoding ABC transporter permease, producing MATRIRASFQQLLAFASLLALVVFFSVASENFYQAGNLSNILLSTVVTGLLALGTTFVIITGGIDLSIGTGMTLCSVMTAWFMTQLGLPMILGVLAGVAFGALIGSVNGFFVAVLKIPSFIATLAMMMVAAGLALVISGTKPIYTNEVPGFQKIFALGKSIPGLVIPNAVFILFAAAIIAGLILSKTVLGRYTYSIGSNEQATALSGVNVTKWTVLIYTLAGSFTGLAGVIATARLNSAQPAGGMGLELQAIAAVVIGGTSLQGGKGSIIGTVIGALIMSVLTNGLTLMSIPQEWQQVAVGVVIILAVYLDMMRRKKTAK from the coding sequence ATGGCAACCCGAATCCGGGCCAGCTTCCAGCAGTTGTTGGCATTTGCAAGTTTGTTGGCCCTTGTGGTGTTCTTCTCTGTCGCCAGCGAGAACTTCTATCAAGCCGGCAACCTCTCCAACATCCTGCTCTCCACCGTAGTGACAGGCCTGTTGGCGCTGGGCACCACGTTTGTCATCATCACCGGTGGCATCGACCTGTCCATCGGTACGGGCATGACGCTTTGCTCGGTCATGACGGCCTGGTTCATGACTCAACTGGGGCTGCCCATGATCCTGGGCGTGCTGGCCGGCGTGGCCTTCGGTGCCCTCATCGGCAGTGTCAACGGTTTCTTTGTTGCAGTGCTGAAAATCCCGTCCTTTATTGCCACACTGGCCATGATGATGGTGGCCGCAGGATTAGCGCTTGTCATTTCCGGCACCAAACCGATCTACACCAATGAGGTGCCAGGCTTCCAGAAGATCTTCGCCCTGGGCAAATCCATTCCCGGATTGGTCATCCCCAACGCCGTGTTTATCCTGTTCGCTGCAGCCATCATTGCCGGCCTGATCTTGTCCAAGACAGTCCTTGGACGCTACACCTACTCTATTGGCAGCAACGAGCAGGCCACAGCCCTCTCCGGTGTGAACGTGACCAAGTGGACAGTGCTGATCTACACCCTGGCAGGTTCCTTCACCGGCCTGGCTGGCGTCATCGCCACGGCCCGCTTGAACTCGGCCCAGCCAGCAGGTGGCATGGGCCTGGAGCTTCAGGCGATTGCCGCCGTCGTTATTGGCGGAACCTCCCTGCAAGGCGGCAAGGGCTCAATCATCGGCACAGTGATTGGTGCGCTGATCATGTCCGTTCTGACCAACGGACTCACCCTCATGTCCATCCCGCAGGAGTGGCAGCAGGTGGCCGTGGGCGTGGTCATCATTCTCGCCGTTTACCTGGACATGATGCGTCGCAAAAAGACCGCCAAATAG
- a CDS encoding ABC transporter substrate-binding protein, with protein MQRRKFLSLASIAALSLSVAACDTPAATQDAAAGKKPYIAIVSKGFQHQFWQSVKQGAENAAKEFNVDISFEGPDKETNVSQQMDQLNNAMAKNPQALALAALDSKAAEGVLQEAKGKNIPVIAFDSGVDSTVPVATASTDNKAAAAEAAKHMAELLGNKGDIAIIGHSQTATSGTDRRDGFVDYLKKNAPDIKVVDIQYADGDQAKSTDAAKAIMTAYPNLAGVYGTNEGAAIGVVNAVKEAGKSGKLIIVGFDSGKAQMDAIKEGLMSGAVTQNPVGIGYETVKAAVAAIKGEKVEKVIDTGFYWYDKANIADPKIAANLYE; from the coding sequence ATGCAAAGAAGAAAATTCCTCTCACTGGCCTCCATCGCTGCACTGTCCCTGAGCGTTGCTGCCTGCGATACCCCGGCAGCAACCCAGGATGCCGCGGCCGGCAAGAAGCCGTACATCGCCATTGTTTCCAAGGGCTTCCAGCACCAGTTCTGGCAGTCTGTGAAGCAGGGCGCCGAGAACGCGGCGAAGGAATTCAACGTTGATATCTCCTTTGAGGGCCCGGACAAGGAAACCAACGTTTCCCAGCAGATGGACCAGCTGAACAACGCCATGGCCAAGAACCCGCAGGCCCTGGCCCTGGCGGCACTTGACTCGAAGGCCGCCGAGGGCGTGCTGCAGGAGGCCAAGGGCAAGAACATCCCCGTCATCGCCTTTGACTCCGGCGTGGACTCCACCGTCCCCGTCGCCACCGCATCCACGGACAATAAGGCGGCCGCCGCTGAGGCTGCCAAACACATGGCGGAGCTGTTGGGCAACAAGGGCGACATCGCCATCATCGGCCACTCGCAGACGGCGACCTCCGGCACCGATCGTCGCGATGGCTTTGTTGACTACTTGAAGAAGAATGCGCCGGACATCAAGGTCGTTGACATCCAGTACGCCGATGGCGACCAGGCCAAGTCCACGGATGCGGCTAAGGCCATTATGACCGCCTATCCGAACCTTGCCGGCGTGTACGGCACCAACGAGGGTGCCGCCATCGGCGTTGTCAACGCTGTCAAAGAAGCGGGCAAGTCCGGCAAGCTCATCATCGTCGGCTTCGACTCCGGCAAGGCCCAGATGGACGCTATCAAGGAGGGCCTCATGTCCGGGGCCGTCACCCAGAACCCCGTGGGCATCGGCTACGAAACCGTCAAGGCCGCCGTCGCCGCCATCAAGGGAGAGAAGGTGGAGAAGGTTATCGACACCGGCTTCTACTGGTACGACAAGGCCAACATCGCAGATCCCAAGATCGCTGCGAACCTCTACGAGTAG
- a CDS encoding FadR/GntR family transcriptional regulator, which translates to MAVTDEAITKIKDMIISGELSAGDRLPPEKELSEKLGLSRSSLREAVKALEIIRVLDVRRGDGTYVTSLEPKLLTEAMAFIVDLHQDKSILDIFEVRRILEPAAAAMAAGRISPEEITELRATMENIGDDTSVESLVEHDLVFHGLIATAANNSYLTSVLDGLSSSTVRARIWRGLTQEKAVDRTLAEHTAIIEALERGDAELAKALLTVHISGVEQWLRQAL; encoded by the coding sequence ATGGCCGTTACAGACGAAGCAATCACCAAGATCAAGGACATGATCATCTCCGGCGAGCTGTCAGCCGGAGACAGGCTCCCGCCTGAGAAGGAACTGAGCGAAAAACTCGGCCTCTCCCGTAGCTCACTACGCGAGGCCGTAAAGGCCCTGGAAATCATCCGCGTACTAGATGTTCGCCGCGGGGACGGCACGTACGTCACCAGCCTGGAGCCCAAGCTGCTCACCGAGGCCATGGCATTCATTGTGGACCTGCACCAGGACAAGTCGATCCTGGACATTTTTGAGGTGCGCCGCATCCTGGAACCGGCCGCAGCTGCGATGGCGGCAGGGCGGATATCGCCCGAGGAGATTACCGAGCTGCGCGCCACCATGGAGAACATTGGCGATGACACCAGCGTCGAGTCGCTCGTGGAGCACGACCTTGTCTTCCACGGCCTGATCGCCACTGCGGCAAATAATTCCTACCTGACAAGTGTTTTGGATGGACTCTCCAGCAGCACTGTCCGAGCACGCATCTGGCGCGGCCTGACTCAGGAAAAAGCCGTTGACCGTACGCTTGCCGAACACACAGCCATCATCGAGGCCTTGGAACGTGGCGACGCAGAGTTGGCCAAGGCCCTCCTCACCGTCCACATCAGCGGGGTGGAGCAGTGGCTGCGCCAGGCACTCTAG